A portion of the Periophthalmus magnuspinnatus isolate fPerMag1 chromosome 2, fPerMag1.2.pri, whole genome shotgun sequence genome contains these proteins:
- the LOC117380626 gene encoding gamma-crystallin M3-like → MGRIIFYEERNFQGRSFESSGDSSDIHSHLSRCSSVRVDNGCFMVYDRPNFNGNQVFLRRGEYADVQRIGSLTGMGGAFQMESIRSCRMIPMHRGQFRVRVYERENLLGQMHELMEDCESLQERFYMSDCQSCHVMDGHWLLFEQNNFRGRQMYVRPGEYRSFRDIGGSNVSRISSLRRIMDNC, encoded by the exons ATGGGCAGG ATCATTTTCTACGAGGAGAGAAACTTCCAGGGCCGTTCGTTTGAGAGCAGCGGTGACAGTTCCGACATCCACTCTCACCTGAGCCGCTGCAGCTCCGTTCGTGTCGACAACGGCTGCTTCATGGTCTACGACAGGCCAAACTTCAACGGGAACCAAGTCTTTCTGAGGAGGGGAGAGTACGCAGATGTGCAGAGGATCGGGAGTCTGACCGGGATGGGAGGGGCCTTTCAGATGGAGTCCATTCGCTCTTGTCGCATGATCCCTATG CACAGAGGCCAGTTCCGGGTCCGCGTTTATGAGCGTGAAAACCTCTTGGGTCAAATGCACGAGCTGATGGAGGACTGCGAGTCTCTGCAGGAGCGCTTCTACATGTCCGACTGTCAGTCCTGTCACGTGATGGACGGACACTGGCTGCTGTTTGAACAGAACAACTTCAGGGGGCGCCAGATGTACGTGCGCCCAGGGGAGTACCGCAGCTTCCGGGACATTGGAGGCAGTAACGTGAGCAGGATCAGCTCATTGAGGAGGATCATGGACAACTGCTGA